From Carya illinoinensis cultivar Pawnee chromosome 5, C.illinoinensisPawnee_v1, whole genome shotgun sequence, one genomic window encodes:
- the LOC122309502 gene encoding G-type lectin S-receptor-like serine/threonine-protein kinase At5g35370, with amino-acid sequence MGYSLFFPTFFLVCPLVSGFLSSEFIYPNFTATEYHFIDNDGAFLVSRNSTFKSAISNPGAQKTNFYLCVIHVESNTIIWSANRDAPISDSGVVSLTTNGITIADQGGVLRWSTPPLPSSVYALKLTELGNLILLDHSNGSLWESFHHPTDTIVTGQHLPVGTYLSSAVSDNNLSSGDYMLTISTSDALLQWHNQTYWKLSMDTEAYINSNYIVEYMAINRTGLYLFGQNESLVVIQVILSPADFRIAKLGASGHLTVSRYSGTKWDQEFFAPTDDCKTPFICGRVGLCNDGLSSGLSCSCPSGFHVVSQDCVPNNGSYYLPFSCNSSGFSYVGLGYGTEYFANDFSEPLRYHVNLSVCEDLCSGDCSCLGFFHGNSTGSCYVLESELGSVMSSNDAESDLVGYIKVLAGPSTNGVTGASSRRQKIPVAALVLLPFTGFFLLGALGFLWWKRWGLSKSKEIKLGRRNSHSSEDLDVFYIPGLPKRFDYDELEVATDNFKTQIGLGGFGAVYKGTLLDKTIVAIKKITNLGVQGRKEFCTEIAVIGNIHHVNLVRLKGFCAQGRKRLLVYEYMNHGSLDRTLFGSGPVLEWQERFDIALGTARGLAYLHNGCEHKIIHCDVKPENILLDDHLQPKISDFGLSKLLSPEQSGLFTTMRGTRGYLAPEWLTNSAISEKTDVYSFGMVLLELVSGRKNCLLRSQSHSMDDNESGGGHSSSSSGSGFGYYPLFALEMHEQGKYLELADPTLQGRVTREEAEKLVCVALCCLHEEPALRPNMVSVVGMLEGGIPIIQPIIESLNFLRFYGRRFTEASTLMELNGSTSYPLGNASRNTSGLHAVFSYVPSQQISGPR; translated from the coding sequence ATGGGATACTCCTTATTTTTTCCCACCTTCTTCTTAGTCTGTCCTCTTGTCTCTGGTTTTCTATCCTCAGAGTTCATATACCCAAATTTCACCGCTACGGAATATCACTTTATTGATAACGATGGTGCTTTCTTGGTCTCCCGTAACAGCACATTCAAATCTGCCATCTCGAATCCTGGTGCTCAGAAAACCAACTTTTACTTGTGTGTCATCCATGTGGAATCCAATACCATCATCTGGTCTGCTAACCGTGATGCTCCCATCTCAGATTCCGGTGTAGTGTCTCTTACGACCAACGGGATTACAATTGCTGATCAAGGCGGTGTACTCAGATGGTCAACTCCTCCGTTACCTTCATCGGTATATGCATTAAAATTAACTGAGTTGGGTAATCTTATCTTACTTGATCATTCCAATGGTTCTCTTTGGGAAAGTTTCCACCATCCAACCGACACAATTGTGACTGGACAACACTTACCTGTTGGGACATATCTGTCTAGTGCTGTTTCGGATAACAACTTATCATCTGGTGATTACATGCTCACAATAAGTACTTCTGATGCATTACTGCAATGGCACAATCAAACATATTGGAAATTGTCAATGGATACAGAGGCTTATATCAACTCGAACTATATTGTGGAATACATGGCAATAAACAGAACAGGCCTTTATCTCTTTGGCCAAAATGAATCGTTGGTTGTTATACAGGTGATCTTGTCGCCAGCGGACTTCCGAATTGCAAAGTTGGGTGCATCAGGTCACTTGACGGTCAGCAGATATTCTGGCACGAAGTGGGATCAGGAGTTTTTTGCGCCAACGGATGATTGTAAAACTCCGTTCATATGTGGCCGAGTTGGATTGTGTAATGATGGCCTATCCAGTGGCCTATCCTGTTCATGTCCATCGGGCTTCCATGTTGTTTCACAGGATTGCGTGCCAAATAATGGCTCTTACTATTTGCCATTTTCTTGTAACTCATCAGGTTTTTCATATGTGGGGCTTGGCTATGGTACAGAGTATTTTGCCAATGATTTCTCTGAGCCTCTGAGATATCATGTCAATCTGTCAGTTTGTGAAGATCTCTGCTCAGGGGACTGCTCTTGCTTAGGATTTTTCCATGGAAACTCAACTGGTTCTTGCTATGTGCTTGAAAGTGAGCTGGGTTCCGTTATGTCGAGCAATGATGCTGAAAGTGACCTGGTAGGCTACATCAAAGTTCTTGCTGGTCCAAGCACAAATGGTGTTACAGGTGCAAGTAGTCGAAGACAAAAGATTCCTGTAGCTGCTCTGGTGCTTTTACCTTTCACTGGATTCTTTCTGTTAGGGGCTCTAGGTTTTCTCTGGTGGAAGAGATGGGGACTCTCCAAgtctaaagaaataaaattaggtCGCCGCAACTCACATTCTTCTGAAGACCTGGATGTCTTCTACATACCAGGCTTGCCGAAAAGGTTTGACTATGACGAGCTTGAGGTGGCTACTGATAATTTCAAGACTCAGATTGGATTGGGTGGATTTGGTGCTGTATACAAGGGGACACTGCTAGATAAAACTATTGTGGCCATAAAGAAGATTACCAATTTAGGCGTTCAAGGGAGAAAAGAATTCTGCACTGAGATTGCAGTTATTGGAAATATTCACCATGTGAATTTGGTTAGACTGAAAGGGTTTTGTGCCCAAGGGAGAAAACGGCTATTGGTTTATGAATATATGAATCATGGCTCACTGGACCGGACTCTCTTTGGTAGTGGACCTGTCTTAGAATGGCAAGAGAGGTTTGATATAGCGCTTGGAACAGCACGCGGGCTTGCATATCTGCATAATGGATGCGAACACAAGATCATCCATTGTGATGTCAAACCTGAGAACATTCTATTGGATGACCACCTTCAACCAAAGATCTCCGATTTTGGGCTCTCAAAGCTTCTGAGCCCCGAACAGTCTGGTCTGTTCACAACAATGAGAGGCACTCGTGGCTATCTTGCACCTGAATGGCTAACCAACTCTGCAATCTCGGAAAAGACTGATGTCTACAGTTTTGGAATGGTGCTACTTGAACTTGTCAGTGGAAGGAAAAATTGCTTGTTACGATCACAAAGCCATAGCATGGATGACAATGAGAGTGGTGGTGGCCACTCTTCGTCATCATCAGGGTCAGGATTTGGTTATTATCCTCTATTTGCATTAGAGATGCATGAACAAGGGAAGTATTTGGAGCTTGCTGACCCAACTCTACAAGGACGGGTGACAAGGGAAGAGGCGGAAAAATTAGTTTGTGTCGCTTTGTGTTGTCTCCATGAGGAACCAGCACTTAGGCCGAATATGGTTAGTGTTGTTGGTATGTTGGAAGGTGGGATTCCTATCATTCAGCCAATTATAGAATCTCTGAACTTCTTGCGCTTTTATGGGCGTAGATTTACTGAGGCTTCCACATTAATGGAACTAAATGGCTCTACGTCGTATCCATTAGGAAATGCCTCCAGAAACACAAGTGGCTTGCATGCTGTTTTTTCTTATGTCCCTTCACAGCAGATATCTGGCCCAAGATAG